In Ipomoea triloba cultivar NCNSP0323 chromosome 15, ASM357664v1, one genomic interval encodes:
- the LOC116005799 gene encoding uncharacterized protein LOC116005799 produces the protein MTGHNVDKCYKKHGYPPGWVPGYQNKTKQQGAAPMMNNLTDFEVTNDQFQKLMLAVQSQMGQTSQTQSRQLPNSAAAISLIPKFGEDHSEGKFSAPHVNFISLCNSTWILDSGATDHIACSIESFVDYHTVEGDEVSLPTGERVAVKHKGNIRLGNNLWLKDVMHIPSFHFNIVLVSRLLCDNAYDLIFSSKQCMIREPHGMTVGLAKQEKGLYLMVKPFMELNNNHNKLAMQFFYEQQFPFQEENTLLPQEFNPPLPNIPLSTHLQYEAQPGDKGVQILDIEQAQFEPTSPGSHDLPQNSHTPLVNETETEGSITDQSSHQETMVDTDENNNAENRGRDNSVPRRSNRERRMPRKLHDYFCDSVVQHRSPHLLSKVISYDHIFHHRIKLSPWQSPLS, from the exons AACCTGACTGATTTTGAAGTCACGAACGATCAATTTCAGAAACTTATGTTAGCTGTTCAAAGTCAGATGGGACAAACCTCTCAAACTCAATCAAGACAGCTTCCTAATTCAGCAGCAGCTATCTCCCTTATCCCTAAGTTTGGAGAGGATCACAGTGAAGGCAAGTTTTCTGCTCCTCATGTTAATTTCATTTCTCTGTGCAATTCTACATGGATTCTTGACTCTGGAGCAACAGACCACATAGCATGTTCTATTGAATCATTTGTTGATTATCATACTGTTGAGGGTGATGAGGTCAGTTTACCTACTGGGGAACGGGTTGCAGTTAAGCACAAAGGGAATATAAGGCTTGGGAACAATTTATGGCTAAAAGATGTTATGCACATACCTTCATTCCATTTCAACATAGTATTAGTAAGCAGGCTGCTTTGTGACAATGCTTATGATTTGATCTTTTCCTCTAAGCAGTGTATGATTCGGGAACCTCATGGGATGACGGTTGGTTTAGCTAAACAAGAGAAGGGACTCTACCTCATGGTGAAGCCATTTATGGAGTTGAATAATAATCACAACAAATTGGCCATGCAAT TCTTCTATGAACAGCAGTTCCCTTTCCAAGAAGAGAACACATTGTTGCCACAAGAATTCAATCCTCCCTTGCCGAACATCCCCTTATCAACACATTTACAGTATGAGGCACAACCTGGGGATAAGGGAGTGCAGATTTTAGACATTGAACAAGCTCAGTTTGAGCCAACCAGTCCTGGCAGTCACGATCTCCCTCAGAACTCTCATACTCCTTTAGTTAATGAGACAGAAACAGAAGGCTCAATCACTGACCAATCCTCACATCAGGAAACAATGGTTGATACAGATGAAAATAATAATGCAGAGAACAGAGGTAGAGATAATTCAGTCCCTAGGCGATCAAATAGGGAGAGACGAATGCCAAGAAAGCTACATGATTACTTCTGTGACTCGGTTGTCCAGCACCGCTCACCTCACCTCCTATCTAAAGTAATATCATATGATCATATCTTTCATCATCGCATAAAGCTCTCACCATGGCAATCACCTCTTTCATAG